The genomic window CATCAACAGCGTGTGGCGATGCAAAAAGGTGTGCGGGCAAACCCGCTGCATTAAGGTATTCACCGGCAGGATAATGACGCCGCGCGCAAGCGAAGGCAGCCGGTAGAGGGTGGCGATCCTGTCGGAAATAATTTCCTGATGGGGAGAAAAGCTGTCGTAGGGCAGGGTTTCCCAGTCCGGCAGGGTCAATACCGGGTGATGGGTAAATTGCAGGATCTCATCGTGCAGCCGCAGCGCGCTTTGCATGTCGGTGGTGATGAGCAGCACAGGTCCCGAATAGCGGTCGACGATGGCGGCGCATTCGACGGCGACGGCGGCGCCAGTAAGCTGACCCAGGATCAGCTTCTTGCCGGCTTGGGTAGGTAAGGTGTAACGATCGCGTTCTGACATAGCCAATGATAAATCTCTTTTCTCACATCACGGGGACATCGCAGCACAGCCTGCGGTGAAATGCCGCGGCGGCGGGGGCAATGGCTAAAAAATGCGCGCTTTCAGGAATAAAAGCCGGCCACAACGGCGCTTAATGGTTCCATAATGCCATACGACCCTTTATTATCCTTGATCACTTCGCTTTCGCAACTACATCCAGACGGAAATCAATGTATCAACCTGTCGTATTATATATTGGCCTGCGCTATATGCGCGGGCGGGCAGCAGACCGCTTCGGCCGTTTTGTCTCCTGGCTCTCCACCATCGGCATCACGCTTGGCGTCATGGCGTTGGTGACCGTATTATCGGTGATGAACGGTTTCGAGCGTGAACTGGAGAGCAATATTCTCGGGTTGATGCCTCAGGCGCTGTTGACCAGCCCCGAGGGGCGCCTAGATCCTAAACGTATTCCGGCCTCGGTGCCAGACGCGCTTGCGGGCGTGACGCACGTGGCGCCGCTGACCACCGGTGATGTGGTGCTGCAAAGCGCGCGTAGCGTGGCGGTCGGCGTTATGTTCGGCGTAAACCCGACCGATCCCGAACCCTTGTCGCATTATCTGGTGGACACGCGTCAGGACTACCTCGTGGCCGGACAATACCGGGTGATCCTGGGCGATGAGCTGGCCGCGGCGCTCGGTGTCAAACGTGGCGACGCAGTGCGGCTGATGGTACCCGGCGCCAGTCAATTCACGCCGATGGGCCGGATTCCCAGCCAGCGGCTCTTTACCGTGGTAGGCACCTTCGTCGCCAATAGTGAGGTGGATGGCTATCAACTGCTGGTCAATCAGCAGGATGCGTCGCGCCTGATGCGTTATCCGGCCGGCTATATCACCGGCTGGCGCTTATGGCTGCAGCAGCCGCTGGCGGTAGATGAATTAAGCGCCCGGCCGCTGCCGGACGGGCTGGTGTGGCATGACTGGCGCGAACGTAAGGGCGAGCTGTTCCAGGCCGTGCGGATGGAAAAAAACATGATGGGCCTGCTGTTAAGCCTTATCGTCGCGGTGGCGGCGTTCAATATTATCACCTCGCTCGGACTGCTGGTGATGGAAAAACAGGCCGAGGTAGCGATTCTGCAAACTCAGGGGCTGACCCGCCGGCAGGTGATGCTGGTGTTTATCGCACAGGGGGCCAGCGCCGGTATTGTCGGTGCGTTATTGGGGACTGGGCTGGGGGTTTTACTGGCCAGCCAGCTGAACCGGCTGATGCCGGTACTCGGGGTGCTGCTTGACGGCGCCGCGCTGCCGGTCGCTATCGAACCGCTGCAGGTGACGATCATCGCGCTATCGGCCATGGTCGTGGCGCTGCTTTCGACAATATATCCTTCCTGGCGCGCTGCCGCCGTTCATCCCGCTGAGGCTTTACGCTATGAATGAGACTCCTTTGTTACACTGTTCCCGACTCAGCAAACGTTATCAGGAAGGTAAGCTTTACACCTACGTGTTACGTAACGTCAGTTTCATGCTAGAGCGCGGCGAGATGATGGCGATTGTCGGCAGTTCCGGTTCCGGTAAAAGCACCTTGTTACACCTGCTGGGTGGACTGGATGAACCGACCGGCGGCGAGGTGATATTTGAAGGACAGCAGCTGAACAAGCTCTCATCGGCTGCGCGCGCCATGGTGCGCAATCGGCGGCTGGGGTTTATTTATCAATTCCATCATTTGCTGCCGGACTTCACCGCACTGGAAAATGTGGCGATGCCGCTGCTGATTGGCGGCGCTCGTCCAGCACAGGCACAGGAAACGGCGCGGGAAATGCTGGCGGCGGTGGGCCTTGAGAAACGAGGCCATCATCGACCGGCCGAACTGTCCGGCGGCGAGCGGCAGCGGGTGGCGATCGCCCGCGCGCTGGTGAATCATCCGGCGCTGGTGCTGGCCGACGAACCAACCGGCAATCTGGACCAGCGCAATGCCGACAGTATTTTTGAACTCCTGGGCGAGCTGAATATGCGCCAAGGCACCGCTTTTCTGGTCGTGACCCATGACCTTCAATTAGCGAAGCGGCTACATCGGCAGTTGGAAATGCGCGACGGCGCGCTGCTGGGAGCCGCGCAATGACGATGCCGCTGTCGTTACAGATCGCGCTTCGCTTCAGCCGCGGGC from Sodalis glossinidius str. 'morsitans' includes these protein-coding regions:
- the lolC gene encoding lipoprotein-releasing ABC transporter permease subunit LolC, encoding MYQPVVLYIGLRYMRGRAADRFGRFVSWLSTIGITLGVMALVTVLSVMNGFERELESNILGLMPQALLTSPEGRLDPKRIPASVPDALAGVTHVAPLTTGDVVLQSARSVAVGVMFGVNPTDPEPLSHYLVDTRQDYLVAGQYRVILGDELAAALGVKRGDAVRLMVPGASQFTPMGRIPSQRLFTVVGTFVANSEVDGYQLLVNQQDASRLMRYPAGYITGWRLWLQQPLAVDELSARPLPDGLVWHDWRERKGELFQAVRMEKNMMGLLLSLIVAVAAFNIITSLGLLVMEKQAEVAILQTQGLTRRQVMLVFIAQGASAGIVGALLGTGLGVLLASQLNRLMPVLGVLLDGAALPVAIEPLQVTIIALSAMVVALLSTIYPSWRAAAVHPAEALRYE
- the lolD gene encoding lipoprotein-releasing ABC transporter ATP-binding protein LolD — encoded protein: MNETPLLHCSRLSKRYQEGKLYTYVLRNVSFMLERGEMMAIVGSSGSGKSTLLHLLGGLDEPTGGEVIFEGQQLNKLSSAARAMVRNRRLGFIYQFHHLLPDFTALENVAMPLLIGGARPAQAQETAREMLAAVGLEKRGHHRPAELSGGERQRVAIARALVNHPALVLADEPTGNLDQRNADSIFELLGELNMRQGTAFLVVTHDLQLAKRLHRQLEMRDGALLGAAQ